The nucleotide sequence GATGGCGGGGGCCGCCACCTACTCTGGGTGTCATGACCAGCACGCTCGAGCCGACGACGACGGCCCTGCCGCCGCTGAAGCTGGGCGCGCTCGCCGTCGACCCCGCGGTGGTGCTCGCGCCGATGGCCGGCATCACCAACCCGGCCTTCCGCACGCTGTGCCGGGAGTTCGGCGCCGGTCTCTACGTCTGCGAGATGATCACCACGCGGGCGCTGGTGGAGCGCAGCGCGAAGACCCTGCAGATGGTGCGCGCGACCGCGGACGAGAAGGACGCGTTCTCCGTCCAGCTCTACGGCGTCGACCCGGCCACGGTGGGCCGCGCCGTGGAGATGCTGGTCGACGAGGGCGTCGCCGGCACCCGCCCGGCGCACATCGACCTGAACTTCGGCTGCCCGGTGCCCAAGGTGACCCGCAAGGGCGGCGGCTCCGCGCTGCCGTGGCGCCGGGTCCTGCTGCGCGACATCGTGCGCGAGGCCGTCCGCGCCGCCCGGGACGTGCCGGTCACCATCAAGACCCGCATCGGCATCGATGCCGACCACGTCACCTACCTCGACGCCGGCCGGATCGCCCAGGACGAGGGCGCCGCGGCGATCACCCTGCACGGGCGCACCGCCGACCAGCTCTACAGCGGCACCGCCGACTGGTCGCCGATCGCCCGCCTGGTCGAGGCGGTCGACATCCCGGTCCTGGGCAACGGCGACGTCTGGGAGGCCGATGACGCGCTGCGCATGGTGGCCGA is from Blastococcus sp. HT6-4 and encodes:
- the dusB gene encoding tRNA dihydrouridine synthase DusB, with amino-acid sequence MTSTLEPTTTALPPLKLGALAVDPAVVLAPMAGITNPAFRTLCREFGAGLYVCEMITTRALVERSAKTLQMVRATADEKDAFSVQLYGVDPATVGRAVEMLVDEGVAGTRPAHIDLNFGCPVPKVTRKGGGSALPWRRVLLRDIVREAVRAARDVPVTIKTRIGIDADHVTYLDAGRIAQDEGAAAITLHGRTADQLYSGTADWSPIARLVEAVDIPVLGNGDVWEADDALRMVAETGCAGVVIGRGCLGRPWLFGDLAAAFAGESRRALPTLREVAGIMHRHATLLSGDQGELHGCTDFRKHVAWYLKGFSVGSDVRRALAMVSALDELAELLDRIPDQPYPTVVLGAPRGRTSTPRPVALPEGWLADRDDPRPPAGAELETSGG